The DNA window CATCACCCCAACAGCAGTGTCCTCGTCGATCACCCCAGAGACCATGATGAACGGGAGATCAGGATCAATCTTCCGGGTCAGGTTGAGGGCTGACAGACCATTGAATCCTGGCATGGCATAGTCGGATATTACCAGGTCCCATTGTTTATTCCGGAGCGCATCCTCCATCGCGACAGCGGTGTCGACCCGCACCCACTCAACATCATAACCACCCTTCTTCAGTTCATAGACGAGGAGTCCTGCATCGTCCTCAGAGTCTTCACCGATCAGTGCACGTACATTCTGCGTCATAACAACCTCACCTTAAAATTTTGTTCATATCCGGGGAATTCACGGATGATTTCTGTTCATCCTCAACAGGGGGGACTGACTGTTTCACCGGAAGGGTGAACCTGAAGACTGCGCCTCCAAGAGGCTGGCCCTCCGCCCAGATCACCCCGCCATGACGATGAACGATCCGTTGTACCGTGGCGAGGCCGATCCCGGTTCCGGGGAACTCAGAGATCGGATGGAGCCGATGGAATGGAGCGAACAGGTGTTCGGCTTGCTCCATATCAAAGCCGGCCCCATTATCCCTGACACCAATGACCTGCTCGCCACCCTGCTCCTCACTGAAGATCTCGATCTCCGCATCGACAGTCTTTCCAGTATATTTCCATGCGTTCTCGATCAGATTCCAGCAGACACTCTGGAGCAGTGAACGATCCGCCGTGGCCATGATCCCCGGTTCGACCCGCACCCGGACCTTCCGTCCCGGATGGGTATGCGTCAGCTCTTCAAGGATCTCGGATGCCATCCTGCTCACATCGATGGATTCATAATGGAGGGTAGTCCTGCTCAGCCGGGAAAGGAAGAGAAGTTCGATGATCAGGTCATCCATCTTCTTTGCAGCTGCCTGGATCCGGGACAGATACCCCTTTTCATCCTCCCCGAGTTTTTCATCACAGAGGTCGAGGAGGATCGAAGTGTAGCCGTCGATGGTCCTGAGCGGCGCCCTGAGATCATGAGAGACCGAGTAACTGAACGCCTCCAGTTCCCTGTTTGTTGCCGCGAGTTGTGCCTGTTGGGACTTCAACCGCTGCTCCACCCTGTGCCTGGAGAGAACCAGCTGGATCGAGGAATGAAGATCCCGTTCGCCGAACGGCTTGATCAGGTAACCATACGCTCCGGTCTCCACAGCCCGTGCAATCGTATCATCATCTGCATAGGCAGTCAGATAGATCACCGGAAGGTCATACCGCTCATGGATGATCTGTGCTGCCTGGATACCATCCATCCTACCCTGCAGGTGAACATCCATCAAGATGAGATCTGGTACCCGTTTCTCAACCGCAGCGATTGCATCATCTCCAGTAGCCACTATCCCGGTGACATTAAAATGAAGGCTCTTCAACCTTTTTTCAATAGACAGGGCGACAATCGCCTCATCTTCCACAATCAGTACCGACTCAAATGTCATGTGATTTTAACTCCAGACACCCATGCTCAGAGGAGCGAACTCCACGGTATGCTGATCCAGAAGGTGGACATTGCACCGTTCCCCATGGTATCAAGCGTCACCTTCTTTTGGTTGGCAGGATGATGACCTGTTCGATCGTTTAAAATCAGGGGGATGAAGTCCGGAGAGCCGGTTCAGGATCCGACAGTGCATAAACCACCTGAGATGAGATAATCAGGCAAAGTTGATTCCAACCTGCCTCAAGGCATCGCCTCTATTATCCACTCATTCATCTGTTCATTTAGGAGCGTATTAAATCTGTGATCTGTATCTCAATCTGAATTCGACCGGAACAACTGAAAATAGAACCATTCCCTAACCAGATATGACAGCCGACCTGGTGAAGCAGATCGAACAGAAGATTGGGACCGATCCGAATCCCCTTTGATATGCGCGGCATGGAGACCTGAAACAGTACTTTCCCATGCCCACCCCATCCAGGCAAGACCGTTGAGACCGGACGACATCTCATCTCACCTGAGAGATGAATGCAGTCCGGGTCAAGCCAGATGGGAATCGGTATCGCAGTCGTTCCTTCTCACCGATCGGTGCTCCTCTCGCCGGGAGTACTAAAGGGTATGATGGATCGAACTGAGAAGGTACCTGATATCGATCCAGATGATCAGTTCTGTGATCTCCTTCTCCTTTATTTTAGTCTTCTTTTTGATGATCCCAATGATGGTGGTGTCCTCAGTCGTGGTCACCCGGGTCTTGTCGACCTGGGTAAGCGAGAACGTCGAGACCGACGAGACATCATCGACCATGATACCTACCTTTGACTTGGTGATCCGGTCATCAAGCACGATGATCCTGCACTCTTCGTCCCGGACTTCGATGTCGGCCGGAATGTTCATCTGCTGTTTCAGATCGATGATCGTGGTGATCTCACCACGAAGGTCGATGATCCCTTTGATATAGGAAGGAGTGTTGGGGAGTTTTGTGATATTGGTATACTCCACCACCTCCCGCACATCGAAGAGATCGATGGCGAAGTGCTCTTTTCCGAGGAGAAACTCGACCACCTGAACGTCACCTGATAGTGCGCCCGATTTATCTCTTGCCGTTTGCGGCGAGAGGATGTTCCCGGGTTCTGCTGAAGGTTCTGTCATCTGTACACCCTCGTCATACCGTGAACTTGCTCATCTCTCTGGCGACGGTATCAGCGATCATATTCACATTCTCGACGATCTTCCGGACCTCGTCGATCGCAGCCGAGGTCTCTTCACTCGCTGCGGCTGCATCGCCGGCTTCACTGGCAGTGCCTTCAACCAGACTGCCGACTTCGTGAACACTGGCCGTAATCTCCTCGACGGTGGCTGCCTGCTCTTCAGAGGCGCTCGCGACCTCTTCGACCGAGCGGGTGATCTTCTCGACGTCTGCCACGATTCTATTGAAGACGTTCAGGGTCTCAGAGAGCACTGCAGATCCCTCGCGGACCTCCTTTGATGCGGATGCCGTGGCCAAAGCCGCCTTTTCAGACTTGGTCTTGAGCCCCCCGATCATCTCTGCGATCGACTCTGCAGAGGTCCTCGACTCCTGAGCCAGGGACTTCACCTCGGCTGCAACCACGGCAAACCCACGGCCGGCATCGCCGGCCCGGGCCGCCTCGATGGCCGCGTTCAGAGCGAGCAGGTTGGTCTGGCTGGCCAAGTCCGAGATCAGACCGACGATCTTTCCAATCTTGTCCATCTCAGCCTTGATTTCGACGATGATCTGGTCCACTTCTGTGGTGGACCGGGTGATCCCGACCATCCCCTGCTCGGCCTTCCGTGCGAGTTCTGCTCCGTCCTTGGAGAGCGTGTTCGCACCGTTGGCGAGGGTGGCCACGGACTCGGTACTGGCGGTCACCTCCTCGACGGCTGCAGAGAGATCCTCCATCGCCTTGAGCACCTGCTCGAGGCCCTGGTTCCCCTTCTCAGCGTTGGAACTGACCTGGCCGGCGTTGTCGGCGACCTGCTGTGCCCCAGAGACCACCTCCTCAACGCTGGCCGCTGCCTCCTCAGCCGAAGCGGCAAGGTCGGTCACCTGGATATTGATCGCACCGACGGCGTTCGTCACCGCGATACCGATACTATCCAGAGAATCCTCAAACCTGACAAAGTCTCCTGCAACCCCCAGACTCCGATCAAACCGGGCTGTGAAGTTATACTGGGAGAACTCGTGCGCGACCCGCAGCGCTTCGTTGACCGGCGCAATCACGGCATCGAGTGTCTTGTTGACCCCCTCGATGATCTTCCGGAAGTCGCCCTGGTGTCTGGTTGCGTCCGCCCGGGTCGCGAGCTTCCCTTCAACTGCTGCCACCGAGAGCATCCCCGCATCCGCGACGAGTGCATTGAGGTTGTCGATACAGTTGTTGATGCTCCTCTGCATCGCGACGATGTCGCCGTTCACCTTGTTGGTTCTCTTCGCAGGAATGTCACCATTACCGATTTTATTATAATAATCTATGGCTACATTCAATGGAGCGATGATGGCATCAAGCATCGCATTGACACCCTCCATCATCTTTTTGTTACCGCCCTGGAACTTGGAAGGATCGGCGCGTGTTGTGAGTTTACCCCCAATTGCAGCCTCTGTCAGCATATCGAGTTCAGTATTCCGCATCACAATCACATCGATCTGCTGATTCAGGTTATGCATCAGAACATTGAAGTCACCCTGATAATCCGCTGTGATCTTTTCAGGTGCGATCCCTGCGCTGATCTTGGCAACAAAATCGGCAGCGATATTCAATGGTCCGATGACCGCATCGAGGGTCTGATTGAATCCCTCGATGATCTTCCCGTAGTCGCCCTTATGTTTTGTTGCGTCCGCCCTTATCGAGAGTTTGCCTTCAACGGCCGCTTCAGCAAGCATCCCCGCATCGTTGATGAGGCCATTGATCGCCAGCTGCGCCTCCCGCAGGTTCTCATTCATCTTCACAAAATCATCATGCTCTGCCTGGGTGAATTTATCAGCCGGCTTGACGGCCAGATTGAAGTTGAGGTTTCCTTCTGCAAGCAGAGTGAGATTGGTGGCCATCCGGTCCACCTCGGCCTTGATGAAGTCACGGACCGCAATGACCGAAGTGAGATCCTCCACGACTTCAACATATCCAATCTGGTTACCATCCTGGTCGCGAAGGGACGAGGTGGTCTGTTTGCCATTCATATCGCCCCAGACGAAGTAACTCTCGGTGACCCCCTTGTGCAGCTGCCGGATCCCACACCCATCGGTGTTGCATATCGTCGCATTGGCAGTGGAGCAGGGCAGCCCCATAGAGGAGTCGCGGTTTTTAATTGTCCCCTGCTGGATCAACGTCTTCTCAAAGGCCGCATTCATCAGCGTCCACTTCATATCCATATCAGTGACATGGATCGGGAACGGCACCGCGTCGATGATCGCCTTGTACCAGTTGTTCTTCGCCACAAAGATGTCGAGGAGGTTGTTGATCCCATCGGCCATCTTCTTGAAGTCACCGGTATGAAAGGCCGGGTCCGTTCGTGCTGAAAAGTCCCCTTTTTCCACCTTCTTCGTGACGTTGACAATATCGGCGACTGCCTTCTTCTGTCCGGTCACTTCAGGGAAGTACTCGATTGCACCGATCACCTTTCCAGAACTGTCAGTCAGGGGTGCACCGGTCACATTGATGACCACATCCCCCATGGTGATCTCAACACTATAATTGATCCCCTTCTCCATCGCAATCCTGCACGGACACTCAGGGGTGTTGCAGTTTGGAGAGCGATAGAGGTCAGAGCACTTCTTGCCGATGATATCGTCCCGCTTTTTTCCTAGAAGCGTAGCTGCAGCCTCGTTCGTATAAAGAATCCGGTAATCTGTACCGATCACATGCATCGGAACGGGTATTCGGTCAAGCCCCTGAGTGAGGAGCGCCATCGTAGTTGGATCAGGTCCCAACGATCCAGATGAATTGTCCACGCTTTGCGGAGACATGTCAGGCACTCCTGCTGAAAAAATCTAACAGCATTCCAGATCTTCCTGCATACCACATATTCAAACCCGGAACGACCTCGCCGATCCAGGACTCCCTCACTCCTCTGAAGATTCTCATGATATTCCCTACTGAGTGCACATCTGCTATGCAGATCCGCATCATCTATCCAGTAGGAGGGTCTTGTATATAAATTAATTCTGTCGCATTGCAAATATGCTAATCACTATGCAAGGCATAAATACCCGGAGCAGACTATGTTTAAGATATATTATAACCCGGAGGTTAACAGGACGTGAAGAAGGTATGATCTCGGTAAAACAGAACCTGGCATCCATCAAGGAAGTCCTGAAGAAGAACCCGCGGGGACTTTCCATAACTGATATCTCACGGGAACTGAGCCTGAACAGGAATTCCGTGGCAAAATATGTCAATATGTTGATGGTCTCAGGCGACATTGAAATGAGATCCTTCGCTGCGGCGAAGGTATATTTTCTATCAGATCGGGTACCGATCTCAACGATGCTCGATTACGCATCAGATATGATCGTCGTGCTCAACAGTGAACTGAAGATCCTGCAGGCAAACGACAACTTTCTGACCTTCACTGGAAAGAAGCCGCAACAACTGCAAGGTCGCTCCCTCAGTTCCCTCAATCTGACCATTCTCAAGGAGACACCATTGCTCAACTGGATCGTCAATGCTCTGCATGGAATGTCATACAGCGATGAGATCGAATGGAAGATTGACGAACGATCCATCTCATTTCAGATTAAACTGATCCCAACGGTCTTTGAGAATGGCGGCGCAGGGGTGACTCTGGTCTTCGAGGACATCACCGAGAAGAAAGAGGCGGTGGCGGCTCTAAAGCAGAGTGAAGCACGCTATCGGGCCATCGTCGAGGAGCAGACAGATCTGATCTGCAGGTTTCTTCCAGACGGCACGCTGACATTTGCAAATAATGCCTACTGCACCTTCTTCAATATGGCAAAAGAGGAATTGATCGGGCATTCCTTCAAACCGATAATTCAGAACAGCGAGCAGAGGAGATTGAACCAGTTCGTCGATGACATCACACAGGAATGTCCGGTGTTGACACTTGATGAACAGGTGATCCGTCCAGATGGTGAGGAGGTTTGGCTTCAGTGGACCAATCGGGCGTTATTCGATGATTCAGGGAACATGGTCGAGTACCAGGCCGTCGGAAGGGAGATCACAGAACTGAAACATACCGAAGAACAGCTCAAGCAGGCCCTGAAAGAGAAGGAAGATCTGATAGAATCGGTGGGAAACCGGACACGAGGAATGTTTCAACTTATCCAGAGCCTCTTCGATCTTCAGAAACAGTACTGTACCATTGCTACCGATCTCGGAATCATCAGAGAATCCCAGAACAGAATCGCCGCCCTAGCCCTGATCCATGAAGTGCTTGAGGAGTCTGCCGATCCCGAGCATATCCCGATCAGAGACTATACACAACGACTGGTCGAACTGATCTTCTCCACATATATTCACGATACAGAACAGGTGACAGTCGATCAGAAGATCGAAGATGGACTGATCCAGACCGATATTGCCGTTCCCTACGGTCTGATCCTCACCGAACTGCTGACCAATTCATTTCTCTGGGGATTCCCGGAGGGAAGGCGAGGAACCATGACGATCGAGGTGGCCTGTCAGGACAGGTCGACCATCCTGACCATCAGCGACGATGGCGTGGGCATCCCAGACGATCTCGATCCTGCCAGGTCGGATACGTTCGGACTCGACCTGGTATATGCCCTGACTAGACAACTGGGTGGAACCCTTGATCTACAGAGGAAGAACGGTACCTCATTCAGGATCACCATCCCAGACCCGGTCAGGAATCACGACCAGAATATCCCTCCCCAGATCTCAATCAGATCATTTTAATCCCACCAGGATGAACATACAGAGTATATAATGTCCAGAAGTCGCGCATCCCTCCTGATCTTGCTCATCCCGGTGATACTGTTGACTGTTCTCTCCGGATGCATGACCACAGAATTCGGTACCATCTCCTATACCCCGGGCGCGCTGCATCTGAATGTCAGTGGTGCAGAGAACAGAACCGACGCTGTGTTGCAGGTGACCGTCTATGCTCTCCAGGATCTCCAGCAGCAAGAGATCTACAAACAGGCAGATTACATCTCCGTGAAGAAAGGAGAGAACAGTTACACCGAGTCCATGACCTTAGACCCCGGTTCCTACCGGGTCTACCTGTACCTGACCTATGGGAATGAACGAAAGGCCGCGGTGATCCGGGATCTGAAGGTCTGATCATGGATCGGTTGATCGCCGCTGCCAGAGGGGAGGTCCCGGCAGATCTCCTCTTCACGGACGCCGAACTCTTCAACCCGTTCACCTGTTCCTGGGAGTCGACCTCGTTTGGGGTGAAGGACGGGATTGTCCTTGGAACTGGTCTGTTTCATGCCCGTCAGACCTGCAGCCTGAAGCATGCCCGGGTGGTGCCCGGGCTGATCGATGCCCATGTGCATGTCGAAAGTTCGCTGCTGACCCCCTATGAGTACGCTCGCCTGGTCTCCAGCCACGGAACGACGACAGTGATCGCAGATCCCCACGAGATCGCCAATGTCCTGGGCAGTGCCGGGATCCGGTACATGCTCGCTGCACGGCCGGCCCTTTCGATCGATCTGCTGATCATGCTCCCCTCCTGCGTCCCGGCCACGCCCGACGACCTTGGAGGAGCCGTATTGAATGCCGGCGATCTCAAACCGTTCCTGGACCTGGACGGGGTCGTCGGTATCGGGGAGATGATGAACGTGCCCGGCGTCATCGGCAACGACCCGGAGGTCACGCGGAAATGTGCACTCTCCCCGATCGTCGACGGCCATGCCCCCCTCCTCTCCGGCCATTCGCTGGATGCCTATGTCCTCGCCGGGATACAGAGCGACCATGAATGTACCTCAGCAGGGGAGGCGAGGGAACGGCTCGACAGGGGGATGTATCTGTACCTCCGGGAGGGATCCACCGAGCAGAATCTGAAGGCCCTGGCCAGCGTGGTCTCCCGATGCACGGTTTCTCGCTGCTCGTTCGCCACCGACGACCGGCATGCCGACCTGCTGGCGAAGGCCGGGCATATCGACGATTGCATCAGAAAGGCGGTCGAGTACGGTGTCGATCCGGACGATGCGATCAGGATGGCCACCCTCTCGCCAGCCGAACGGTTCAGGCTCATCGACCGGGGGGCACTGGCGCCGGGCCGGCGGGCCGATTTCTGTGTACTGGAGAAGGGATCGGTCTTTACAGTTCGGCAGACCTTCCGGGGGGGACGGACGGCCGATGCAGAGGGCCGGGAGATGCCGCCGATGCCGCACCCGGTCAGGACGTACGCCTGCACAGCACCCGACCGGCACGACCTGGCGATCAGGGCCGATGGTCCCTGCCGGGTTATCGGCCTCGTCCCCGGGCAGATCCTGACCGATTCATTGATCCTCTCCCCCACAGCAGGCATCGTCCCCGATCTCGACGAGGACCTGCTGAAGGTCGTAGTCTGCGATGCCTATCGGGGATCGCGGTATGGTGTCGGCCTGGTACACGGGTTCGGATTTACGAGCGGAGCCATCGCGACGAGTGTCGCCCACGATGCCCACAACATCATCGCCGTGGGGACCTCGGACCAGGAGATCACCAGGGCGATCGATCAGGTGATCGGTGCCCATGGAGCTCTCGCCGCCGTCCTCAAGGAGAGAACGGCGGTTCTCCCGCTGGAGTGTGCCGGGCTGATGTCGGTTCTCCCCTACCAGCAGGTGGTGGCCGACCTCGATCTGGTCAACGACCTGGCAACCGATATGGGGGGGATCTGCGACCCGTTCATGTACCTCTCGTTTCTGGGTCTGCCGGTGATCCCGCATCTCCGGATCACCCCCGGAGGGCTCTTCGATGTCGATGCGCAGCATCCGGTTCCCCTTCGATATATCGAAGGGGATGAATGGACTGATCAGATATCTGAAAAAAGAGAATAATCAGATCAGGGCTTCTGAAATGTGGCCAGCACCTCGGCCCTGACCAGGGGTTCTCCCCGGACTGGCATCGTCCAGCGGTGGGTGGTGACGAACCGGGGGATCATACCGCTAAAGAGCGAGGCCACCTCCTCTTCCATGAAATAATGGGTGAGGATCCCGTTTCCCCGAAGATAGGTATCCTCCTCAACCCGGGCCCCTTTCCCTGCTCTGAGGTCCTCGCAGCTGAATCCCCGGAAGAAGAGGTCTCCGCCGGACCGGATCACATCTCGACACGCAGCCGCAAGCACCGCCCGATCGCCGGACCGGAGGTGCCCGGCCACATGATAGAGGATCACGGCGTCGAACGAGCCGGCCCGAAACGGAAGAGAACGGCCGTCGGCCACCAGCAGATCTGCCCGGAGACCCTGCCTGACCTGGACCTGTGCGAGAGAGATTGCCGATGGGGAAAGGTCGAATGCGGTGATCTCCACTCCCCGGGTCGCCAGGGCAGCCAGGTTCTTTCCGTCACCGCACCCGACCTCCAGTACCTTCATCCCCCCCAGGAAGGGAGGGATCCCCTGGGGGGTTCCCCCCCAGAGTCGACCCTTGCACTGGTATTCCCGGTCCCACGCCACCCCCGATCGGGTCAACATCTCCTTCACCATCAGGTTCTTCGATCAAACCGGTCGAGGGAGACCTCGTAGGTGTTCCTCTTCTCGATCACCCGCTTTTCAACCAGGGCTTTCATCTGCGAGTAGGTGAGCCTGGCGATCGCTCGTCGGAGCCGGTCCTCGAGGGTAGCTGCCTCGGAGGAAGGAACCTCGATCACATCCGGCGCTGCCGTCGATTCTGCGTCAAAATCCCGTTCATAGACCCAGTCGTCGGAGAGATCATCGTAGCGTTCATAATACAGGCCGCATTCATCGGAGAGGGCCCTGATCAGCATGGCCGGATTTTCTCGGGTGTACCTGCCCTTCGGCGGTACGATCACCCAGAAACGTGCATCCATGGTACGATCAGTGCACGGGATCGATATCAATCCATCCCAGAGACGGGTTCCCCATAAGATCTCACAGCAGAGAGAGGCCGATCGGGGACGATGCGTTCTCTATTATATAGGAACCAGAGTAAGTACTGATCAATAGGAGACCTCCGGACCAGTCACGATACCAGCAGACCCTGCCGGCATCCCGGTCCGAGAGACCAGGAACCAGAGACCCTGATGACGACACAGCCCCCTTCCTCCAGCGGAACGCCAGCATATACGAACCGGTACATCATCCTCATCATCGTCCTGACCGGGATCCTGATGGCAGTCATCGACGGGATCGTGGTGAGTATCGCCCTGCCGACGATGACCAGTTATTTTGGGGTGGATGTGGCCCAGTCCCAGTGGACGATCACCGCCTATCTGATCACCATGACGAGCCTGCTGCTGGTCTTCGGGAAGGTCTCAGAGTATACCGGAAAGGTTGTCCTCTTCATCGGGGGGATGGCTGTCTTCACCGTCAGTTCCCTGGCCTGCGGCCTCTCGACCAGTCTGATGATGCTGATCGGGTTCCGGGTCGTACAGGCGATCGGTGCGGCGATGGTCTTCTCGATCAGCGGGGCCATCCTCTTCACGGCCTTCCCGGTGACCGAACGGGGCAGGGCGATGGGGTACCTGGGTGCGACGGTGGCCGTCGGGTCCATCGCGGGCCCGGTCGTCGGGGGGTTTCTGGCCGGGACGCTCGGCTGGGAGTATATCTTCTTCATCAATGTCCCGATCGGGGTGGTGCTCCTCCTCGCCGCAGCCCGGTACCTGCGGGTCGACGAGCAGAGGAACGCACATCTCAACCTCGACCTGCCTGGCTCCATCTCGCTGGTGGTGCTGATGGTGGCGCTGATCCTGACGCTCGGCGACCTCGCCGACGGGGCCAGCCTGACGACGCTCCCCCTCGCCCTGGTCTTCCTCCTCGCAACAGGGTTCTTTATCCGGCACGAGCGGCAAGCGAAGAACCCGCTCGTCGAACTGGAGATCTTCCAGAATCCCCTCTTCTCCCTCCCAATGATCAGTATGGTCCTCTACTTCATTGCGAACTTCATGCTCGGCGTGATCGGGCCCTTCTACTTCGAAGGGGTGATGGGCATGGAACCGACCCAGGTCGGCCTGGTCTATCTGGTGATGCCGACGATCATGGTCTTCCTCTCCCCCCTGACGGGATGGCTCTATGATCGGCATCACTCTCCCCATTATGCCACCATCGGTATGGCCGTGGTAGCAGGGGCACTCTTTGTCGCGGGATATGCTTCGGTCAGACAGGACCTGACTCTGATTCTCCTCGCATTCGCCGGGGTGGGGATCGGATCTGCCTTCTTCCAGAGCCCGAACAACACCGACCTGATGAGTGCGCTGCCACCCCAGAAGATGGGGTTGGCGTCGAGTGTCACGGCAACTGGAAGAAACCTCGGGATGGCCCTCGGGGTATCGATCGCCACGATTCTAATCTCCGTGTTCCTGCGGGTCTTCGGAAACGAGGATGCCGTGATGGGAGCTCCGGTCTCCGTGCTCGCCGCCGCCGTCGGGATCGTCGCGGTCATCTCGGGGCTCATTTGCCTGCTCGCCGGGTTCTTCTCGTATCTGCGTGCCCGTTCCGCCCTGAAGGTCGATCACCCCACCCACCCCGTTCATTGATGAGAGCCCGGCCTTGCGCCCTCTGGAGCACTCAGGCAGGGATCGGTCATCAATCCCGACCAGAACAGACATTCCTCCCCGCCGGTAAATGGCTGATATACAAACAAATATTTCAGTTGAACTCCGAGATCCGATCATGACACCTGAATCCGGGTCCGGATGGGATGGTGAAACAGCGTACCAGAGTGGTGGTGCAGAACTTAGGATCACCAGTACATCGGCTGAGATAGCCCCGTTTGCAGAACTGGCAACCGCCGCCACCCCTGAAGGGTGGTGCAGGCAGGGGATGGCCGCCTATACGACAGGTGCCTATGAGGAGGCGGTGGACTGTTACAACCATGCCATCGAGGAAGATGCAGTACCGCATCATGCCTGGTTTGAACTGGGTGCGGCCCTCTACAATCTCGGCAGGTACCAGGAGGCCGTCGAAGCTTACGACCAGTACCTGGACCTGTCCGGTGATGACGCAGACGGCTGGTATAACCGCGGTCTCTGCCTTGGCATGGCCGGACAGCACGAGGAGGCGCTCCTCTGCTTCAATGAGGTGCTGACCATCGAACCGACCGATACCGCTGCCCTCTATGCTGGTGCCGAATGTCTCGAACGGACAGGGGAACTTTCAGAGGCAGTGCTCTGGTATCAGGAACTGCACACACTTGCTCCTGATGAAGAGAATGCCTGGCTCCGGGAAGGCTACGATCTGATCCGGCTGAAACAGGTTGATCTGGCTGTTGCATGCTTCGATCATCTCCTCTCTTCCGATGGCGGGAACCAGAGAGCCCTGCTGGCGAAGGCGTTCTGTCTGGCTGAACGCGGAGATCCGGATCAGGCGTTCTTGGTCTACGACCAGATTCTGTTGACCGATCCCGACTGTGAAGAGGCCTGGCTGGAGAAAGGGACACTCTGCAAGAAGACAGGGAATCATCAGGAGGCTCTTCGATGCATCGAGATGGTCCTCGAGGAGCATCCGGAGAACGAACGGGCCCTCATGGAGCGTGGCCATCTCC is part of the Methanosphaerula palustris E1-9c genome and encodes:
- the ade gene encoding adenine deaminase translates to MDRLIAAARGEVPADLLFTDAELFNPFTCSWESTSFGVKDGIVLGTGLFHARQTCSLKHARVVPGLIDAHVHVESSLLTPYEYARLVSSHGTTTVIADPHEIANVLGSAGIRYMLAARPALSIDLLIMLPSCVPATPDDLGGAVLNAGDLKPFLDLDGVVGIGEMMNVPGVIGNDPEVTRKCALSPIVDGHAPLLSGHSLDAYVLAGIQSDHECTSAGEARERLDRGMYLYLREGSTEQNLKALASVVSRCTVSRCSFATDDRHADLLAKAGHIDDCIRKAVEYGVDPDDAIRMATLSPAERFRLIDRGALAPGRRADFCVLEKGSVFTVRQTFRGGRTADAEGREMPPMPHPVRTYACTAPDRHDLAIRADGPCRVIGLVPGQILTDSLILSPTAGIVPDLDEDLLKVVVCDAYRGSRYGVGLVHGFGFTSGAIATSVAHDAHNIIAVGTSDQEITRAIDQVIGAHGALAAVLKERTAVLPLECAGLMSVLPYQQVVADLDLVNDLATDMGGICDPFMYLSFLGLPVIPHLRITPGGLFDVDAQHPVPLRYIEGDEWTDQISEKRE
- a CDS encoding chemotaxis protein CheW: MTEPSAEPGNILSPQTARDKSGALSGDVQVVEFLLGKEHFAIDLFDVREVVEYTNITKLPNTPSYIKGIIDLRGEITTIIDLKQQMNIPADIEVRDEECRIIVLDDRITKSKVGIMVDDVSSVSTFSLTQVDKTRVTTTEDTTIIGIIKKKTKIKEKEITELIIWIDIRYLLSSIHHTL
- a CDS encoding methyl-accepting chemotaxis protein — protein: MALLTQGLDRIPVPMHVIGTDYRILYTNEAAATLLGKKRDDIIGKKCSDLYRSPNCNTPECPCRIAMEKGINYSVEITMGDVVINVTGAPLTDSSGKVIGAIEYFPEVTGQKKAVADIVNVTKKVEKGDFSARTDPAFHTGDFKKMADGINNLLDIFVAKNNWYKAIIDAVPFPIHVTDMDMKWTLMNAAFEKTLIQQGTIKNRDSSMGLPCSTANATICNTDGCGIRQLHKGVTESYFVWGDMNGKQTTSSLRDQDGNQIGYVEVVEDLTSVIAVRDFIKAEVDRMATNLTLLAEGNLNFNLAVKPADKFTQAEHDDFVKMNENLREAQLAINGLINDAGMLAEAAVEGKLSIRADATKHKGDYGKIIEGFNQTLDAVIGPLNIAADFVAKISAGIAPEKITADYQGDFNVLMHNLNQQIDVIVMRNTELDMLTEAAIGGKLTTRADPSKFQGGNKKMMEGVNAMLDAIIAPLNVAIDYYNKIGNGDIPAKRTNKVNGDIVAMQRSINNCIDNLNALVADAGMLSVAAVEGKLATRADATRHQGDFRKIIEGVNKTLDAVIAPVNEALRVAHEFSQYNFTARFDRSLGVAGDFVRFEDSLDSIGIAVTNAVGAINIQVTDLAASAEEAAASVEEVVSGAQQVADNAGQVSSNAEKGNQGLEQVLKAMEDLSAAVEEVTASTESVATLANGANTLSKDGAELARKAEQGMVGITRSTTEVDQIIVEIKAEMDKIGKIVGLISDLASQTNLLALNAAIEAARAGDAGRGFAVVAAEVKSLAQESRTSAESIAEMIGGLKTKSEKAALATASASKEVREGSAVLSETLNVFNRIVADVEKITRSVEEVASASEEQAATVEEITASVHEVGSLVEGTASEAGDAAAASEETSAAIDEVRKIVENVNMIADTVAREMSKFTV
- a CDS encoding sensor histidine kinase, which translates into the protein MTFESVLIVEDEAIVALSIEKRLKSLHFNVTGIVATGDDAIAAVEKRVPDLILMDVHLQGRMDGIQAAQIIHERYDLPVIYLTAYADDDTIARAVETGAYGYLIKPFGERDLHSSIQLVLSRHRVEQRLKSQQAQLAATNRELEAFSYSVSHDLRAPLRTIDGYTSILLDLCDEKLGEDEKGYLSRIQAAAKKMDDLIIELLFLSRLSRTTLHYESIDVSRMASEILEELTHTHPGRKVRVRVEPGIMATADRSLLQSVCWNLIENAWKYTGKTVDAEIEIFSEEQGGEQVIGVRDNGAGFDMEQAEHLFAPFHRLHPISEFPGTGIGLATVQRIVHRHGGVIWAEGQPLGGAVFRFTLPVKQSVPPVEDEQKSSVNSPDMNKILR
- a CDS encoding sensor histidine kinase; the protein is MISVKQNLASIKEVLKKNPRGLSITDISRELSLNRNSVAKYVNMLMVSGDIEMRSFAAAKVYFLSDRVPISTMLDYASDMIVVLNSELKILQANDNFLTFTGKKPQQLQGRSLSSLNLTILKETPLLNWIVNALHGMSYSDEIEWKIDERSISFQIKLIPTVFENGGAGVTLVFEDITEKKEAVAALKQSEARYRAIVEEQTDLICRFLPDGTLTFANNAYCTFFNMAKEELIGHSFKPIIQNSEQRRLNQFVDDITQECPVLTLDEQVIRPDGEEVWLQWTNRALFDDSGNMVEYQAVGREITELKHTEEQLKQALKEKEDLIESVGNRTRGMFQLIQSLFDLQKQYCTIATDLGIIRESQNRIAALALIHEVLEESADPEHIPIRDYTQRLVELIFSTYIHDTEQVTVDQKIEDGLIQTDIAVPYGLILTELLTNSFLWGFPEGRRGTMTIEVACQDRSTILTISDDGVGIPDDLDPARSDTFGLDLVYALTRQLGGTLDLQRKNGTSFRITIPDPVRNHDQNIPPQISIRSF